A region from the Canis aureus isolate CA01 chromosome 8, VMU_Caureus_v.1.0, whole genome shotgun sequence genome encodes:
- the LOC144318715 gene encoding uncharacterized protein LOC144318715 → MFWPWGWKVRAPSGSVTVPGASLDDAAPGTTRRERGSKAGGSHPFIRPEGLRARAGLAASAHTAPPRRRSDAAPSWGPAGGPEATARLPAWGSPRTSWGARHPTAALDLHSVSAAIDKRPMRLDRRQVAMPEPLAKTCQEAHSPRHERPEGRFGVSAAGVCWWGLLVLVGEQTRALHPKRGKDGTPQGVCATGRTSHVPALPPHPPQVPGPVRLHGIPAPGQPPMPASALLPGWQGHGVRQKPETWVPSRPGDTLRPLALPNETGPLPPASQSWMAPAARPLGNMTSDRRRGNACRPSPRRSGSLWSHPP, encoded by the coding sequence TTCCAGGTGCCTCACTGGACGACGCAGCTCCTGGGACCACCCGCAGGGAGCGCGGATCCAAGGCAGGAGGGTCTCATCCCTTCATCCGCCCTGAGGGCCTCCGGGCCAGGGCTGGCCTCGCCGCCTCCGCGCACACAGCTCCTCCTCGGCGGCGCTCAGACGCTGCTCCGTCCTGGGGGCCGGCTGGCGGCCCTGAGGCGACTGCTCGTCTGCCAGCCTGGGGGTCCCCGAGGACCTCGTGGGGGGCCCGGCACCCTACTGCTGCCCTGGACCTTCACTCCGTGTCTGCAGCCATTGATAAAAGGCCTATGCGCCTGGACCGACGACAAGTGGCGATGCCAGAGCCTCTGGCCAAAACCTGTCAGGAGGCTCACAGCCCCAGACACGAGAGGCCCGAGGGGCGGTTTGGTGTCTCTGCAGCAGGAGTCTGCTGGTGGGGTCTGCTGGTGCTGGTGGGAGAGCAGACGCGAGCCCTGCACCCCAAGCGTGGCAAGGACGGCACCCCACAAGGGGTCTGTGCGACAGGGAGGACCTCCCACGTGCCAGCCCTGCCACCCCATCCGCCTCAGGTCCCGGGCCCTGTCAGGCTGCATGGCATCCCTGCGCCAGGCCAACCTCCCATGCCAGCCAGCGCTCTGCTTCCAGGCTGGCAGGGTCACGGTGTGAGACAGAAGCCGGAAACGTGGGTGCCTTCAAGACCAGGGGACACACTCAGACCCCTGGCTCTGCCCAATGAGACGGGCCCCCTGCCACCAGCCTCCCAGAGCTGGATGGCCCCCGCAGCGAGGCCCCTGGGAAACATGACCAGTGATCGAAGACGGGGGAATGCGTGCCGGCCAAGTCCGAGGAGATCAGGGTCACTGTGGAGCCACCCGCCCTGA